The genomic window ctcgctctcaatgggccacatggtaagttgtgtgtggatagcggagagtagcatgagcctccagtgctgggagtctccacggtgtcatgcacagcgagccacgtgttaagatgtgtggatttacggtctcagaagcagaggcgacttgtcctcagccacccggattgaggtgagtaaccgcaccaccacgaggacctactaagaagtgggaattgggcattctaaattgggagaaagcggaatcattttttttattattaacatagTAATATTAATTATCTGAAATATTTTTGGGGATATATGCATCTAGTCCTCTAAAATCAATAAATagcctaaatctctctctcccacatgcACACAAATAATGCGCAGGCATGTTTGGACTAAATTTCACCTTATGTGGGCCAattattttcattgttttcaaCCTTAGGTTACTCACGGAAAGCACATACACTGACCATGTTCTTCTGGAGCTAAACATTATCACAAAGTAGGgcctaaataaaaacaatgtaatatATGGATTGTTTAATTTTATTGACCTGCTTCTTATTCAAAACCCGCCGCATCAGATCAgttttaatgcatcatatctaacaataatccATCGAATACTTGGAAGCAACTGAGAAAGTTAATTCCTacctttaatatttttgtatccttgtatctggattaaacGTGCATGTATATGCagtaaatacatgtaataaaaaaaggtaatttgtattattttaattgtaaaagaatgtaaaaatgctacagtaaagtGTTCCCAGAAGTCTCTGCATGACTCAtcaaatgtaattgtatttaatgggaatagttatgttaaTATAAGTTATGCACATTGagatgttctgtgttatattttgtgtagtttaattcatgtttattgCACTATTCTTgtgtcacatgtgttaccctgattgTGTTTGTCTAAGTAACACTGTTTGCTGTCTGTAAATGTGTATTAATCATTGCTCCTTCAAGAGCTATTCTTGTTGAACTTTAAGGAATCATGTGGCCTTTTGTAGTTACTATAGCGATCAACAGTACATTTTAAAGTGCAAAGCAAACTTTTATAGTTCCAGGTTAGTAAATCacgtttatataatttaatataaactgTAGTAAACCGTTAAATATACAGctatcaaaattacatcccgtaaagACTGAAACGAGGTCACTGTGTTTTGTAGGGTAAATTTGTGGCAACCACTGCTGtctgtattttactgtaaattgaacataattgttttttataatatGTATAGTTGTTTAAAAGGTCTTCAGTCACAGAAGGCTACATCAATAGTGTGcatttaggcaaagaaatgtgtgatgcagcagtttcctacAGGATCAAAGTACATACTTATATTCTGCTTCAAGAAAAGCCAAATTTTTTCGGGCAACAGGAAGTAGTGGTGTGATAAACCCTTTAGTTTCATGAGATTAACTGGTTATTAAcaagttaccagcatttaaaaataagttttCACTCTGGAGCAATTAAAAGGGACTTTGTTTTCATTTTCGGTgatgttctgcaaaaaaaaaaaaaaacgtttttggtTTTCGTTTATGTTCCTTGAACTGTTATTCTGTTatgttattagtccctgattgtATCAGCATTCCCAATATGTATGGTTCATAATTGGCAGTTGCTAGCAATGACACTATTTGTTTCATAGGCATTCACATCTGCGTTGATGATATCCAGTTGTGTGCATGGGCTGCCAGTTAAGTCTCTAATGGTTTTAATCGGCACCTGTGGGACCTGGCGGAAGCTACCAGCATCCTTCTGTCTCCCgcaaattattttctaattgtttctttatttacataaatGAGGATGTTGATGTCTTTGCTAATGATGATTTAGGGGGTGGATGCCAGGCACTGAAGCATATTAGGTCAGATGTAGGTCTACGAAGTGAAAGATTGCATTTGTCATTTTCCAATTTTTCTACACGTATTAAGGCACCAGGGCAGTTGGCAGTGTGGACTGTACGTCATAGCAAGTGTATAAATGAATGATTCATGGTTGATACAAGCATGAATACTTGCATTGGAAAGTTGAACTGATTTACCCTCATGGCCCAATggaattatgaaatgtatatagtCGATGAATGTCTCCAGATCTGCCCCTGCACATTGGTCATCATGTAAGGATCATCTGCTCTGGTATGCCTTGCTTCATGTAATGATGCCTCAGTGAATCTTTGAATTTATGTAGTTTCTATCACAGAGCAAAATAAATTCCAGAGTTTGTATTTTTAATGATGTATATTCAACTTGATCTATTAGCTGTCTTTATCCTCAGAACAATACAAGTGCTGTAACATGACCTTATCTGACCAATCCTTTGTCCTTTTAAAAATCTGATAATCTGATATGTCTAATAATTACCAGTCCTGAGTTTTTGTATCACATCCTCTGTGGGCTTGAAAATGATATTTTATGTGAATAGAGAAGCACTCTGGTGATTCAGAAAACCTGGGCtcttttgtttaaatataatatttatatgtgGATAAAGGGCAAAATGGCAAAAGCAAGTCTCATTTCTTTAACAAGTGTAATTGTcttaatgatgataataataataatttaaaaaactcACATAAGGTAAAGTGACTTTTGCAGACAATtgaatgttttaaaacagtaatgCAAAAATGGATCAATAATTGAATTATCAACTCACAGGCTACATAAAGTTAATGTTAAATCATTTGCCTTTGATTGTCAATACAAGAGGAGAATGTCTTGTTTAGTACCACTGCATTCATAATGGTTGAATGACTGCTTTATTATGCTTTATTGTTAATGAGAAAGCAGATACCATTGGATTTCTGCTTTCGGTTATCTCTTTGACAACTCAATGCCACAATCTATTTCTGCATTATAGCAGTTGCACATTTTGAAGTGTCCGATCACATCAAGGGTAATAGGTATGACAAGGTTTAAATGCATGTGTTGCATTGTGTCTGCAAAAATAAAAAGGGGAAAATATGCATCTTAATGTTGAATCATTTATATACATGCAACAAATAATGGTACTTTACCATAAGTACAGTTTGAATCACATCTTGTATTGTTTTTGATACacataaaatgttaaatgaaaccAAAACGTATCATATAATTGCTTTGACATGGGTAGATGTATGTCAAACTTGGCCTTCTCACAGAGAAGAAATAACTACAGTCCATAGATTGTCTAAAAATGCTACAATAAATTAAATCATTACAATGAGACAGCATTCACATTTTAGCATCACAAATATGTACAGATTAACTCAGCTCTTCCTTGGTAACCACTGAATGAGACGGGCCATGGTGATCAATTTTGAAAGTTAGAAGTTGATTTTTCAGTGGTTACTAGGATTAAAAGTGCAACATGTTTGACCTCATAAAAGACATTCTACATCTCAGTAGCTTTCACCTCCTTGGTATACATTCTTTCATCTGTATATATtttgaaagaaacaaaaaaactctGATATGAAAATGATATGCTTTGATTTGTTGTGTATGTGCTCTTACATTGTGTTGTGTTTCAGTGCTAAAGTATCTTGTGAAAATGGTATTGTCATTTAACATATGGATATGAAATTTATTGGTAAATTCACAGAATATTGAACATATTATGGGAGTCCGAAAGAATGTTCAGTCATGTCTAGCTATATTTTACTCTTTTACATAAGTAAAAGTTTAAAATAGCGGACTGTTGTTTATGCATCAGTGTTTGCATGGTGTTCTGCTAACCTTAACGTAAGGAAATGGAAACATTTTAAACGGCAATCTGCAGGAGTTTCAGTATGAGAAAAACTAACAAGGCACTCTGGCTAGTTGAACTTGTCACCTAATCAAGATCTCATCCGAATGTCTGCAAAAGGCAActtaaagctgaaatatttgaTCAAGTTCATAAATCAAAACTAATCGAATGAGTTTGGAATTACAGGGGAGGGGAAAATCGCCTCCCCTCCCCCTGGGTCAAATTCTGAAATTTCTCTTATCTAGGTAAAATAGCCTTTTCTGCAGTTTTTCATTCAGAAGAGACTCATTTATCAGAGCTTTGTCAAACTCCTCACTgtctaaaatatgcatttctagCATATCCTGTTACTCAACTacagacatttctttttaaatgccTCTATTGAGTTATATCCAGAAAATTAAGCCAATGTGCCTTTCTATTAAACATCTTTCAGAAGACTTAACATTTGCTTTCACATGCTTGAATTTTAGAGTTTGACGATCCATCAATTTTTGTTACATAAATTGTAGTTTAGTGCTTTGAGTGGTGCATTTCTCTTAAATatctatacttttttttttcttagagaGTTTTCCTTTCAGGTTTTGCTCTGAGTAGTTATGGTGCTACAAGTTGAAAACAGACACATAAAGctcttgaaatgtattccaccaaCAGAAATTCTACTCTGTTCAATCAagcttttaataaaaatcatggGTTTCTTGGACACCATCCacagttcatttaaatgttacTTGTAAGGGCTGGTGCTTGGAACACTGCACTTCATTTGTGCTggagtgtgtgagcatgtgtgttttTAGAAAGTCTGTACTTCCGAGTCCACTTCTGAGGTCTAACCCCTAAGGGCCACCAGAAGCGCTCGCTCATTAAAAGCTGAACAAGTCCCACTCTGCATATATGCAGAATGACTAAAGGAACCCATCTCCTGCCCCCCCCTCCAGAGGATACAGGTATGTCTGTGATGTGTTGATCACCTCTGGCAGCTCAGGCAGCACCATTGACGGTAAATTACGAGACACGAGGGATGAGCTGAGGACACCATTGCCACAGTGGAACTCTGTAGGGCTCCTCCCATGACTTCGCCCACCGATATGGCAGAAGAGGCACTTGATCTTTTCTAGAAGCTTCTGCACAACCGACTTCCTAAGCAGGATGTAGATCCAGGGGTCAAGGATGGGGTTTACAGAGGCAATTCGGATAGCCTTGAGGTCTGGGTTCCGCTCTATATCCATCTCCACTGGGGAACGGTACAGCTGGTTTACAAACACCTGCACCTAGATGGGGGAAAAGAGACATGATGTcatctgtttttatatatatatatatatatatatatatatatatatatatatatatatatatatattttatctatttCCTACACCAGcaactattttatttatactttttatcATTTAAAGTGTCAAACAAGTGTACCAAAATTATTGTCCACAGAACTGATGTAAAATCAGATATCTACAAAGGCTTTCCACTATGAGTCAATACCTAACATGTCATCAGTGTACCATTATGGAAAATAGATCTCATGTGGTGAACTTCAGCAGAGATCTTTATAATTTCTATGACCAAAAttggacaccaagggtttttttgttgttgccccgtttgcatttgtattattttatttcttaaacaattattttaagaatattcattatattattcacaaaacacatattttaatgatattttgggggggggggggacgcTTTTGGTGTCAGCCTCATAATCATAGTAGACACTGCTTTGTGCTTCAGtgcagtagcggttttaaccaccacgcaaacCACGCAATTGCATGGGGCCCCGGACGTCGAGAGGGCCTCACCACTGTAGGAAAGCTCCGCAAACACAGCTTgaggtgacatgttgttctgggtacacgCGCGAACACGCCATTGTCAGCGCTCTCAGACTGATTCACGTTAGAAACTGCCGGGTTCAGGTCAGTAGGACGTATGTTTgggtaaagaagaaaaaaagaatatgatatatatatatatatatatatatatatatatatatatatatatatatatatatatatatataggccttcCGAACTTGTTTCACTCACACGCTCAGATAGCCTACGCGtgaacggatgagttaggggccgttcacaccaaacgtgttttcgtgtgcgtctgctctgtttttttgACTGCTGCACCGCGTCTCTGTGTTTCATCAGTTTCTCACGCAGtgaccggcacatttttagacactgtctCAAGTTAATAAGAACGTCATGTTTCAAAAAacgcatgtcgagacacctgcgttctgtctCATTTGTTGCgctgcgtctagattgttttAAGCGCAGGTATCACAAAGATttaatgttctgaacaagttcaggttgcaaagaggtgactgtaaccatgtttaacattattccagattgttctgcaacaagcaaagtttcagcgcttgataaacggcaATGTTTTTCCATTCTGCTCTAGTGTGCCGAGGGGCCGCCGTGAACTTGTGTGTTTACTGTTACTGTTACGAATGtgtcctacactgtaaaaaaaaaaaaaaactgttgtttttaccaaaaaatttggcagctgtggttgccagaataattaggCCTATGTAgaaaatactgtaaaatgtaaaccactttacagaacaacctgtacattttacagtttaaaatggttgtaatttacatgctggtactgtaaaaaaaaaaaaaaaaatctgttaaatttacagtaaaagaaATTCATAAATATGCCTTCAGAAACTGtataaatctgttgtttactttataaggtatttgttaatcatgGTAGTAACTatagaagagcacatgatgacatgaagttcaccagTAGTGGCTCtcccaggagcaatgaccaataaacttATAGAAACTGTGCTcagtatcactcacacaaacactaaacaccatcatggtaacacatgtgagattcaAATAATGccgtaaacattaactaaattgcatcaaatataacacagaacaccccagtgtacataaaaaatatataactattcacataaaatataatgaaatgtaatgggtcagcagggaattgtgggaatgaacgattactgtatttttactgtaatttaaaaaataatttactgtaaaaaagtacatatactctcttgttctttttaccattaattatacaggaaaatcttactttttacatttaaataatgtaattttttacatcattttattgtaaaaactactgtatggtcttttaaaatatactaaaacattttactgtatattttacagttaataggcctatttgttaatcaattaaaattgtatttctgtagcatttttacaacattttacagtaaaaattactgaaattttttacagtgtacgatgcgtacataaaatacagccttttgcaacatcaTGAACtgcagcatcagaatataagctccaggtgaaagtaaagtagGCTAAATAAGACAGGAATACATTACAATTGTCTACAAcaaaatcctcaaagtaataataataatactgtcatgTTATCATGACAAAACTGGACAACAACAAATTATGTATGGgttatattaataaataccaactaaattccaaaatgttactagGTGAATTAGTaggtttttttgcacaaaaaaaagtgttttgtaaaaatatatgtataggtaaatgtttcttttttatctgtgggaaaactggaaaacatgcattaattacatttaactatatttgtatttcattaaacattttgaatgtatacGGCTTATAGGACgaatttaaaatgattatttaaaatcaattttatgcAATTTTTTAAGCAAACCTTTTCAAGGGCCAGGGTTGGTCGGTTAATTGGTacctcagaaatcataaacccGCCCATGCTTCAgtcatatattcatacatatttgCTCTAAACAaatctgtattttgtatttatgacCCACCCCCAATTTTACCATGCCATTAATTTGTTGCAATATATagcataatatatttttatagttaACTGGCTGTTGACTGTAAATTAATATAGTAAGCTTACAcgctgtctttttattttttttatttggaattttaaGCATTTCTATATGACGCAACTGATCGTTTCTTCTGTTTGCAATACAGTAACGACCCCCGCCAATTTTCACTAGGTAAATGTTAGAATAAAAGATAGGCCTACATTTTAGATTAAATGGCTACTCAGTATTGTCAAAGAAATTCTCATATGTTAtttattaaaagctgaaaacttAATGAATGGACTTCCGTCTACATGCTGATACTTCCAGTGCGCGCAGTACCCCACATTAACACACATAGTTCaactgcttcaaatcaaagtatgCTCTCATTTCCCAAACATACTGTAGGCTAAAGAAGTCATTCAATATCACACTTACCACTAATGGAATGGAGCAAATGAGTACGACAATGGAGGTGGCTATAAGAACGATGACCATCTGAATCTCTGCACCAGCCAGACGGGCGAAACTCCGCCGTCGCCTGATCTCCGCGATTCGCCCCTGATCCGTGCCAAGCGAGGTCCTGCGCACGAAGCGCTTGTGCATCCGTAACAGCGCCGAGCACACCAGCACGTTACAGATAACGGTGGCAAGGATGAGAACGGAGCTCAAGCCGGCATACATGTAGGAGAACGTAGCGTTCGTGCTGTTGTTGCTCCGCCAGTCGATGAAACACCACGTTCCTGGATACTGTTTCACCACGCTCCCCAGTCCCATGCTCGGAAGAGCGCAGAAAAGCGCATTGGACACATAGATGCCAGTGAGCGTCAAGCCTGCCACCTTTTGGTCAACGTAATGGCTGTAGAAATACGCGTGATTGATGGCGAGGTACCTCTCAATGGACATGCTACAAATAATACTAAGTCCAGCCAAGGAGAAGAAGAGCAAAATGAATCCGGAATATTGACACAGCAGTTCACCACCGGGCCACGCACCACTCACATAGGTGGCAATGGTAACAGGACTCGCCAGCAGCGTGCCCAACAGGTCGGTTACAGCAAGTCCACATACCAGAGTGTAAAAAGTGGTCTCCTTTTGCTCTTTCCGTGATTTTCGAAGCACTACAATAGCAATCACGTTGCCGACCACGCCGAATATAAACATAATGACCGGAATGGTCGGGTCAAAACCTTTACTGTTAGTCTCGTTCGTCATCACCGAGTTGTTTCTTACAAACTGTTGAAGGTAAAGTCAGAAAGGTCACTTTACACGCGCTTCAGGCGCATTTCTCCTTAAATGAGGACTTCCCCAATCGCGCGCGCATCACTTCTCGATGTCTAAAATCCCACAATCATACTTTCCTCACAATCAGCGGGTCTTTACATCTCCGAAAGGTATTGCATTATGATAAAGTTTGACTTGCCAGATTCGTATATAGGCTACACGCTGTCTTCCACAAGTCGAGCCCTGTACTTCTGGTTGTGTTAGGCGTGTAGTCCACAGTTGTCTTCTGTCTCACAAAACTGACATACAAGTTTTTCCTTGAGAGCTTTCTGTCAACTCCGCCCACGAGCTTTAGTACGCACCCTCCTGTCAGTGCAAGttgacacatactgtatgtctccCATAAAATATCTAATATCTGGGGGTTACGCCCCTGGTTGTATGGATAAAAGaagccatgaaagtgaatggtgatgactGAGTTTAGCATTTTGTGTAACatctcatttgtgttctacagaggaaAGAAGATTTAGAATAGCACgagcatttttgtgtgaaatttccCTTTAAacttaaatcatgtttgcctGACAAAAATTAGCTCCTTTCTGGTAATGAGCCAGCTTTAGGGGTACAACATGGGTGGCGGATCCTGACAGCTGAAAATACCTATCTGGACCTACCGctcaaataaatgtgttaaaatcaTGCATAGCAAATTTGTTTAAACATGGGTAGAACATTTTGACAGGACACACATAACCTACTTCAGAAGTCAAGCCCTGAAGTATTTTGTGTTGAGATTGCCTAAATGCAACAACTGCAATTATAATCATATTTGAATATagcaacataaatatttttttgtaaatacatGTTCAATTCGCAACATTGATTTGGACTCTTTCTCTCTCAAGTtgcaagaatttttatttttgtttgatttaatttttCACATTCAAGGCATAGAACCTGGACAGTTCTGCAGTGTTTTTGTAGACCAACACAATGACTCATGCATGACCTTTGAAATGTTGTTTAACTCaatgtttttgaatttttttgtttCCTTCTTGTGGTATTTCAGGTGTCTTACTGATGTCAGATGCATGTTGACGCTATGATGTGCACAAAACATCAACATACATAAGAGAGTGGTTtcctgtgatgttttttttttttggggggggggggattattGTGTCACTGCTCTGTAGTAGTTAAGAATCCACAAAGGAAGCATGCGGCCATAAGGTGTTGAAAAGTTCACAGACATGTGATGCACCAACCGACAAGTCAAAAAGCAAAACAGCCAGCTCTACATATCATATATCAACCTGCTAGTATCAAAGGCAGCTTTGATTCTGCTGTAGTTCTGTGTTCAGTCAATTAAATGCAGCATCAGTGCAgctttaaagggctagttcaaacaaaaggacaattctgtcattatttagtttttttagggTGAATgtgaccatttttttttcttcacccaGCAATGAACTGaccagtgatgggcagtagcgTAACTACATTTCTGTGTAGCGAGGTGGTAGCTTTTTACATCAAGTAGCTTTTTAGTAGCAAAGCTATATTTTTGATAAGATAGCACATAGCTTTGACAAAAGCTACAACGCTACATCGTACATCACATCAATCACAAGTGAATCGCTCATATGTGTtggttctttacaatgaattggtcCCACATTATAGCAAAGCGGTAAGAATCAGTTCAcaattcaatctgaatgactcacACAAGCTCACACAAGCACCGCTGAATCATTGGTGTGGGCTCTCACTTGCCAACACAATCACagaatattaaaaaatacagaaaattaagATAATGTTGGTTGCATTGGATCTACAATCAATAgaaaccaaacctgcaaatgtgtcctatcgtttgccagtgatgaaattatttttttattaatttcaacaCGTGAACAGCTTGAATGGCACTGTGGGTAAAGACATTTTACCATCATGTAACATTACATGGGAGCACCATGTTAATACAGTGGTATACAAATATTCAGggctgggagggttacttttgtaatgtattccactacagattacagaatacatgctgtaaaatgtaatttgtaatgtatttcgttagattactcaaggtcagcaacagattctaaatactttggattacttcttcagcactggttgattttttcacttgttttgactataaaaactctgccagtacagtaagacaaaacacacatgttaaaaatatgttatcttaaaaaccaaaatattttatgcagtgatgtttctaaaacaagattaagctaattgatcttgttttaaagatttgttttacaggaaaacaatcaaaatattattatcaaaaatacgatttttgccctaatatagaaggtcttactagaaaaaaaagaaattatgatccaacgtgaattttcattCAAAAAAGTGTGATGGTGCGtggtaaaatgtgcatgtaaaatggctagaaatagcattttagcttagcgtaaagctgacaatttacacaaggtttatttctatttcttctgcttcaaacatacttctctgtttgctcgtatgaatgtaacacatcataagaaagtgtttcaccactgttcaaatgcactttggatcacatcaatTATATGTATAaacttttccatctgaaaggactaaatattaaatgaaacaaatgacaataaaatgctaaattaatctcttcagtaatcaaatactttttgaatgtaact from Xyrauchen texanus isolate HMW12.3.18 chromosome 3, RBS_HiC_50CHRs, whole genome shotgun sequence includes these protein-coding regions:
- the ptger4b gene encoding prostaglandin E receptor 4 (subtype EP4) b, whose product is MTNETNSKGFDPTIPVIMFIFGVVGNVIAIVVLRKSRKEQKETTFYTLVCGLAVTDLLGTLLASPVTIATYVSGAWPGGELLCQYSGFILLFFSLAGLSIICSMSIERYLAINHAYFYSHYVDQKVAGLTLTGIYVSNALFCALPSMGLGSVVKQYPGTWCFIDWRSNNSTNATFSYMYAGLSSVLILATVICNVLVCSALLRMHKRFVRRTSLGTDQGRIAEIRRRRSFARLAGAEIQMVIVLIATSIVVLICSIPLVVQVFVNQLYRSPVEMDIERNPDLKAIRIASVNPILDPWIYILLRKSVVQKLLEKIKCLFCHIGGRSHGRSPTEFHCGNGVLSSSLVSRNLPSMVLPELPEVINTSQTYLYPLEGGAGDGFL